One Brassica napus cultivar Da-Ae chromosome A1, Da-Ae, whole genome shotgun sequence genomic region harbors:
- the LOC106378622 gene encoding uncharacterized protein LOC106378622, translated as MDFVQRKVNNLGSKVATFPYIETIGRALFSSSFFFSAWHDYMELNSNWEGAQDYWRPKFGYSGDQIKHLMAISIIVKTLGGLVFIYGSFFGAFLLLLHQFIVTMIHHDFYSHRVDIEQFGLLYLKFKRILNETVSYDTVNNFYKSNFDEQHVENVISKFRELTDQAATNSSLFGHAEFVQHLLSFIKGLAVVGALLFFLTMKHKLNKAKKESKVKTD; from the exons ATGGACTTTGTGCAGAGAAAAGTGAACAATTTAGGAAGTAAAGTTGCTACTTTCCCGTATATTGAAACTATTGGAAGAGCTCTCTTttcctcttccttcttcttctctgctTGGCATGA TTACATGGAGCTCAACTCCAATTGGGAAGGAGCACAGGATTACTGGAGACCGAAGTTCGGATATTCAGGAGACCAGATTAAGCATCTTATGGCTATTAGTATCATAGTGAAGACGCTTGGTGGACTTGTCTTCATCTATGGCAGCTTCTTTGGAGCTTTCCTCTTG CTTCTACACCAATTCATTGTTACAATGATCCATCACGATTTCTATAGTCATCGTGTCGACATTGAACAATTTGGACTCCTTTATCTCAAATTCAAAAGG ATCTTGAATGAAACTGTGTCTTACGACACCGTAAACAATTTCTACAAGTCAAACTTTGACGAGCAGCATGTTGAGAATGTCATATCAAAATTCCGTGAG CTTACGGATCAGGCAGCTACAAACTCTTCGTTGTTTGGACATGCCGAGTTTGTTCAGCATCTCTTAAGCTTCATCAAAGGATTGGCCGTAGTAGGGGCATTGCTCTTTTTCTTGACAATGAAACACAAACTCAACAAAGCTAAAAAAGAATCCAAAGTAAAAACTGACTAA
- the LOC106378614 gene encoding CASP-like protein 5B3 — MIDIPGTPGTLTGLVLRICQCVFAAASISYMVTSGGFFSYTSFCYLIAAMGLQVIWSFGLAILDTFALARKKTLVSPVLISLFVVGDWVTATLSLAGASSSAGITVLYFGDLGKCSFEAECWRYQLSVALAFLSWITIAISSLTTLWLLASG; from the exons ATGATAGATATCCCTGGAACACCAGGGACTTTGACTGGTCTTGTCTTGAGAATTTGTCAGTGCGTTTTTGCTGCTGCCTCCATTTCTTACATGGTTACCTCCGGTGGATTCTTCAGCTACACTTCTTTCTG CTACCTAATTGCAGCAATGGGTTTGCAAGTCATATGGAGTTTCGGCCTTGCGATACTAGACACATTTGCTTTAGCAAGAAAGAAAACGCTTGTTAGCCCGGTTTTGATCAGCCTCTTTGTAGTTGGAGACTGG gtAACAGCAACATTGTCTCTAGCAGGAGCCTCGTCCTCAGCGGGGATAACGGTTTTATACTTTGGGGATTTAGGAAAATGCAGTTTTGAAGCAGAGTGTTGGAGGTATCAACTCTCTGTTGCTTTAGCTTTCCTTTCTTGGATCACCATCGCCATTTCTTCACTTACCACTCTTTGGTTACTTGCTTCTGGATAG
- the LOC106453474 gene encoding transcription factor bHLH34 isoform X2, whose protein sequence is MMYQSNEDDDDLLASLCFDQSGGEDPYGFIQTDQENLFPEFGVNLLPEDEQVCNNIGDQFDAFSGNLDSNGLGPFCVSSQLDLGTHQVCSFRGTATHVQQGQACCPVVDINSSSSVEVVKEEFEEECSRKRGRTGPCRKPGTKACREKKRRELLNDKFMDLSSVLEPTRTPKTDKPAILDDAIRVVNHLRGEAHELKESNQKLLEEIKSLKAEKNELREEKMVLKSDKEKMEQQMRSMAAVPSPGFMPSHPAAFHQNKMAVYGSYGYYPNMPMMPYLLPPSQRDTSQDQKNCSKAA, encoded by the exons ATGATGTATCAATCAAACGAAGACGACGACGATCTTCTCGCTTCCCTTTGCTTCGATCAAAG TGGAGGAGAAGATCCTTACGGGTTTATACAGACAGATCAGGAAAACCTCTTTCCTGAGTTTGGTGTGAATTTGCTTCCAGAGGACGAACAAGTATGTAATAACATTGGAGATCAGTTTGATGCCTTTAGTGGAAACCTTGATAGCAACGGTTTAGGACCTTTTTGTGTATCATCACAACTTGATTTGGGGACACATCAAGTCTGTAGCTTTAGAGGGACAGCGACTCATGTACAGCAGGGACAAGCGTGTTGCCCCGTTGTGGATATTAATTCTTCATCATCTGTTGAAGTTGTTAAGGAAGAGTTTGAGGAAGAATGCTCTAGAAAGAG GGGACGAACTGGACCATGTAGGAAGCCAGGAACCAAAGCCTGTCGTGAGAAAAAAAGAAGGGAGTTGCTAAACGACAA GTTCATGGATTTGAGCTCGGTTTTGGAGCCTACAAGGACTCCAAAGACTGACAAACCAGCAATTCTCGACGATGCAATCAGGGTAGTGAATCATCTCAGAGGTGAAGCTCATGAGCTTAAAGAATCCAACCAGAAGCTTCTAGAAGAGATCAAGAGTCTCAAG GCGGAGAAGAATGAGCTAAGGGAAGAGAAGATGGTGTTGAAGTCAGataaagagaagatggagcaaCAGATGAGATCAATGGCGGCTGTTCCATCTCCTGGTTTCATGCCCTCTCATCCAGCAGCTTTCCATCAGAATAAAATGGCGGTTTACGGAAGTTATGGTTACTATCCAAACATGCCAATGATGCCATACTTACTACCGCCTTCGCAGCGTGATACTTCTCAAGATCAGAAGAATTGCTCTAAAGCTGCTTAA
- the LOC106453474 gene encoding transcription factor bHLH34 isoform X1, translated as MMYQSNEDDDDLLASLCFDQSSGGEDPYGFIQTDQENLFPEFGVNLLPEDEQVCNNIGDQFDAFSGNLDSNGLGPFCVSSQLDLGTHQVCSFRGTATHVQQGQACCPVVDINSSSSVEVVKEEFEEECSRKRGRTGPCRKPGTKACREKKRRELLNDKFMDLSSVLEPTRTPKTDKPAILDDAIRVVNHLRGEAHELKESNQKLLEEIKSLKAEKNELREEKMVLKSDKEKMEQQMRSMAAVPSPGFMPSHPAAFHQNKMAVYGSYGYYPNMPMMPYLLPPSQRDTSQDQKNCSKAA; from the exons ATGATGTATCAATCAAACGAAGACGACGACGATCTTCTCGCTTCCCTTTGCTTCGATCAAAG CAGTGGAGGAGAAGATCCTTACGGGTTTATACAGACAGATCAGGAAAACCTCTTTCCTGAGTTTGGTGTGAATTTGCTTCCAGAGGACGAACAAGTATGTAATAACATTGGAGATCAGTTTGATGCCTTTAGTGGAAACCTTGATAGCAACGGTTTAGGACCTTTTTGTGTATCATCACAACTTGATTTGGGGACACATCAAGTCTGTAGCTTTAGAGGGACAGCGACTCATGTACAGCAGGGACAAGCGTGTTGCCCCGTTGTGGATATTAATTCTTCATCATCTGTTGAAGTTGTTAAGGAAGAGTTTGAGGAAGAATGCTCTAGAAAGAG GGGACGAACTGGACCATGTAGGAAGCCAGGAACCAAAGCCTGTCGTGAGAAAAAAAGAAGGGAGTTGCTAAACGACAA GTTCATGGATTTGAGCTCGGTTTTGGAGCCTACAAGGACTCCAAAGACTGACAAACCAGCAATTCTCGACGATGCAATCAGGGTAGTGAATCATCTCAGAGGTGAAGCTCATGAGCTTAAAGAATCCAACCAGAAGCTTCTAGAAGAGATCAAGAGTCTCAAG GCGGAGAAGAATGAGCTAAGGGAAGAGAAGATGGTGTTGAAGTCAGataaagagaagatggagcaaCAGATGAGATCAATGGCGGCTGTTCCATCTCCTGGTTTCATGCCCTCTCATCCAGCAGCTTTCCATCAGAATAAAATGGCGGTTTACGGAAGTTATGGTTACTATCCAAACATGCCAATGATGCCATACTTACTACCGCCTTCGCAGCGTGATACTTCTCAAGATCAGAAGAATTGCTCTAAAGCTGCTTAA
- the LOC125577062 gene encoding uncharacterized protein LOC125577062, giving the protein MYIDHLCRTVLVLRYTIIYLPYFGENMEKMLCLIHAGRIVFAFAFIVSAWREYDDERAWLVFNLNGEEAAEEYIILGIVMKAKYIIGLGIMMKLYGGISFLSTTYPGALILVYQFTSLSYCYV; this is encoded by the exons ATGTATATTGACCATCTTTGCAGAACTGTTCTTGTTCTACG ATATACGATTATTTATCTTCCTTACTTCGGGGAAAATATGGAGAAAATGTTGTGTCTTATACATGCCGGTCGAATTGTTTTCGCGTTTGCGTTTATAGTGTCTGCTTGGAGAGA GTATGATGATGAACGTGCTTGGTTGGTATTTAACCTTAATGGTGAAGAAGCTGCTGAGGAGTACATAATTCTTGGTATAGTAATGAAG gcCAAGTACATAATTGGTCTTGGTATAATGATGAAGTTATACGGAGGGATATCTTTCCTCTCCACCACTTACCCCGGCGCACTTATCTTGGTATATCAATTCACGTCGTTATCTTATTGTTATGTTTAA